The following proteins come from a genomic window of Anabrus simplex isolate iqAnaSimp1 chromosome 7, ASM4041472v1, whole genome shotgun sequence:
- the ND-ACP gene encoding acyl carrier protein, mitochondrial isoform X2 → MLMAMLVRNLNALAKTARVIVGVIPKATVAGIQRRDISVGARTGTECLTTSGLQRNVFISKRFYSAKEPLTIEFIRDRVLLVLRLYDKISPSKLTLDSHFINDLCLDSLDHVEVIMAMEDEFGFEIPDGDAEKLMRPRDIVQYIADKEDIYE, encoded by the exons ATGTT AATGGCGATGTTGGTGCGTAACTTGAATGCCTTGGCGAAAACAGCACGAGTTATTGTAGGTGTGATACCAAAAGCTACGGTCGCAGGAATTCAAAGGAGGGATATAAGTGTTGGTGCAAGAACTGGAACGGAATGCTTGACGACTTCGGGCTTGCAGCGAAATGTTTTCATTTCGAAAAGATTTTATAGTGCGAAGGAACCCCTGACGATAGAATTTATTCGTGATAGAGTGCTCCTTGTGCTAAGACTGTACGACAAAATCTCCCCCTCCAAGCTGACATTAGATTCACATTTTATAAATGATCTTTGTTTGGACTCACTGGATCATGTTGAGGTTATCATGGCTATGGAAGATGAATTCGGGTTCGAAATACCTGATGGAGATGCTGAGAAACTCATGCGACCACGAGATATAGTGCAGTATATCGCGGACAAGGAGGATATATACGAATAA
- the ND-ACP gene encoding acyl carrier protein, mitochondrial isoform X3, which translates to MAMLVRNLNALAKTARVIVGVIPKATVAGIQRRDISVGARTGTECLTTSGLQRNVFISKRFYSAKEPLTIEFIRDRVLLVLRLYDKISPSKLTLDSHFINDLCLDSLDHVEVIMAMEDEFGFEIPDGDAEKLMRPRDIVQYIADKEDIYE; encoded by the coding sequence ATGGCGATGTTGGTGCGTAACTTGAATGCCTTGGCGAAAACAGCACGAGTTATTGTAGGTGTGATACCAAAAGCTACGGTCGCAGGAATTCAAAGGAGGGATATAAGTGTTGGTGCAAGAACTGGAACGGAATGCTTGACGACTTCGGGCTTGCAGCGAAATGTTTTCATTTCGAAAAGATTTTATAGTGCGAAGGAACCCCTGACGATAGAATTTATTCGTGATAGAGTGCTCCTTGTGCTAAGACTGTACGACAAAATCTCCCCCTCCAAGCTGACATTAGATTCACATTTTATAAATGATCTTTGTTTGGACTCACTGGATCATGTTGAGGTTATCATGGCTATGGAAGATGAATTCGGGTTCGAAATACCTGATGGAGATGCTGAGAAACTCATGCGACCACGAGATATAGTGCAGTATATCGCGGACAAGGAGGATATATACGAATAA
- the ND-ACP gene encoding acyl carrier protein, mitochondrial isoform X1: protein MLRMAMLVRNLNALAKTARVIVGVIPKATVAGIQRRDISVGARTGTECLTTSGLQRNVFISKRFYSAKEPLTIEFIRDRVLLVLRLYDKISPSKLTLDSHFINDLCLDSLDHVEVIMAMEDEFGFEIPDGDAEKLMRPRDIVQYIADKEDIYE, encoded by the exons ATGTT AAGAATGGCGATGTTGGTGCGTAACTTGAATGCCTTGGCGAAAACAGCACGAGTTATTGTAGGTGTGATACCAAAAGCTACGGTCGCAGGAATTCAAAGGAGGGATATAAGTGTTGGTGCAAGAACTGGAACGGAATGCTTGACGACTTCGGGCTTGCAGCGAAATGTTTTCATTTCGAAAAGATTTTATAGTGCGAAGGAACCCCTGACGATAGAATTTATTCGTGATAGAGTGCTCCTTGTGCTAAGACTGTACGACAAAATCTCCCCCTCCAAGCTGACATTAGATTCACATTTTATAAATGATCTTTGTTTGGACTCACTGGATCATGTTGAGGTTATCATGGCTATGGAAGATGAATTCGGGTTCGAAATACCTGATGGAGATGCTGAGAAACTCATGCGACCACGAGATATAGTGCAGTATATCGCGGACAAGGAGGATATATACGAATAA